In Desulfosediminicola ganghwensis, a single window of DNA contains:
- a CDS encoding nucleotidyltransferase family protein → MLKFLRSSTSRTQVPGLYWQQQLALAPFTSHFSKDEFISDLAQMPNKQKSDFLMFLFQNNLITIWLEKLGSEALSNIWSDRDVLSMKKHAVVVTVNYLQQKAAIQQFTKVLDNESIPHTIFKGAHTRELVYNNPATRPSCDIDVLIQEDRREEVIQLFIDLGYTLYAPEENLSHECSLNTANISVDLHWHILRPGRVPGELTNQFLANRRQHDDHWCCDHTANLFILLIHPVFSKYSHMTRYGLIRMVDLLNWFTTQQIDHQRLQLLLDQTGLRTAAWVTLTYLHFFTGDANIQKLANDLSPSPIKKTYLNLWLQSDLAARLIDYPMAVKLFFTLFAHDSLGHACSFIKTFLSRSTYSPKDIDLSLVD, encoded by the coding sequence ATGCTGAAATTCCTCCGATCATCAACCTCACGCACCCAAGTGCCTGGCCTGTATTGGCAACAACAGCTCGCGCTAGCTCCGTTCACTTCTCATTTCTCAAAGGATGAATTCATATCCGACTTGGCCCAAATGCCCAACAAACAAAAATCGGATTTTCTCATGTTCCTCTTTCAAAACAACCTTATCACAATATGGCTTGAGAAGTTGGGGAGCGAGGCTCTTTCAAATATTTGGTCTGATAGAGATGTTCTGTCGATGAAGAAGCATGCGGTAGTGGTGACAGTCAACTATTTACAGCAAAAAGCCGCCATCCAACAATTCACGAAGGTCTTAGATAATGAGTCAATTCCTCATACGATATTCAAAGGCGCGCATACTCGAGAACTCGTTTACAATAACCCAGCTACCCGCCCATCATGTGACATCGACGTATTGATACAAGAAGATAGAAGAGAAGAAGTTATTCAATTATTTATTGATCTCGGCTACACTTTATATGCACCTGAGGAAAACCTCAGCCATGAATGTTCGCTCAACACAGCCAACATCTCGGTGGACCTGCATTGGCACATACTCCGCCCAGGAAGAGTACCGGGGGAATTAACAAATCAATTTCTGGCAAACAGGAGACAGCACGACGACCACTGGTGCTGCGACCACACTGCAAACCTGTTTATTCTGCTTATCCATCCGGTATTCTCAAAATATTCCCATATGACCAGATACGGTCTAATCCGCATGGTAGATCTTCTGAATTGGTTTACAACTCAACAGATTGACCACCAAAGGCTACAACTGCTTTTAGACCAAACCGGCCTCCGAACAGCTGCATGGGTAACTCTCACCTATTTACACTTTTTTACTGGTGACGCAAATATACAGAAGCTGGCAAACGATCTTAGCCCTAGCCCAATAAAAAAAACCTATCTCAACTTATGGCTGCAAAGCGACCTCGCAGCGCGTCTTATCGATTACCCTATGGCCGTCAAACTCTTTTTCACTCTTTTCGCCCATGACAGCCTGGGACATGCATGCTCTTTCATTAAAACTTTTCTTTCACGCTCAACCTATTCCCCAAAGGATATAGACCTCTCGCTGGTGGACTAA
- a CDS encoding sugar transferase: MYEKFLKRFVDFVLALTALLVLLPFLLPICVLLLLTGEHEVFYLQKRVGCKNKDFKVWKFATMLKDSPNIGAGSITLRDDPRVFPVGKFLRKTKINELPQVINVLIGNMSIVGPRPLMEVDFAKFSDDVQAVVYNTNPGITGIGSIIFRDEEKWMSDVDGDPHDFDKKYIAPYKGALELWYQENISIWTDVKIIFCTAWVILFSESYLPYRIFDGLPEKPDALG; the protein is encoded by the coding sequence ATGTATGAAAAGTTCTTAAAAAGATTTGTCGATTTTGTCCTTGCGTTGACAGCACTGCTTGTTTTGCTGCCATTTTTATTGCCAATCTGTGTTTTGTTGTTACTCACCGGCGAGCATGAAGTTTTTTATCTGCAAAAAAGAGTTGGGTGCAAGAATAAAGATTTTAAGGTTTGGAAGTTCGCGACTATGCTTAAGGATAGTCCAAATATCGGAGCTGGAAGCATAACGTTGCGTGATGATCCCAGGGTTTTCCCGGTAGGCAAGTTTTTAAGGAAGACAAAGATCAATGAGTTACCTCAAGTTATTAATGTGCTGATAGGCAATATGTCAATTGTTGGACCTCGCCCTTTGATGGAAGTTGATTTTGCTAAATTCTCTGATGATGTCCAGGCGGTGGTTTACAATACGAACCCTGGGATAACGGGAATTGGTTCTATTATATTCAGGGATGAAGAAAAGTGGATGTCGGATGTAGATGGGGATCCTCATGATTTTGATAAAAAATACATTGCACCGTATAAAGGGGCACTGGAACTGTGGTATCAAGAAAATATATCTATTTGGACTGACGTGAAAATAATTTTCTGCACTGCTTGGGTGATTCTGTTTTCTGAAAGCTATCTGCCGTACAGGATTTTTGATGGGTTACCTGAAAAACCGGATGCTTTGGGGTAG
- a CDS encoding polysaccharide biosynthesis protein: MIASFDLSEFINRYVTGRSESLLQADFESYDAELSARINGKNVLVIGGAGSIGSSYIKAILRFKVSKLVVVDISENGLTELVRDLRSSVDFNIPDDFITYPVNFGDKVFEKLFRRLGPFDIVANFAAHKHVRSEKDVFSIEAMVENNVLRARRLLDLLLECPPEHFFCVSTDKAANPVNVMGASKKLMEELIMAYADRLPIKTARFANVAFSNGSLPLGFLERLNKRQPWSCPLGIRRFFVSPQESGELCLIASIMGESGDIFFPKLDAEKDMVPFDRIAKDLLEDLGLELDACTSEEEARQKALKLSTVPASWPVYFFGSDTSGEKSYEEFFTDGEELDNESFVNLGVIKNSLKRDKAEIDMIFDKLNDLFATEEVSKAAVVEILKTYLPNFSHIETGKGLDSKM; the protein is encoded by the coding sequence ATGATTGCGAGTTTCGATCTTTCGGAATTTATAAATAGATATGTGACAGGGCGGTCCGAGAGTTTGCTGCAGGCGGACTTTGAAAGCTATGACGCTGAACTTAGTGCCAGGATCAATGGTAAGAACGTGCTGGTGATAGGTGGCGCGGGGTCGATTGGTTCATCGTACATTAAGGCTATTTTGCGATTCAAGGTCTCAAAGTTGGTTGTTGTGGATATTAGTGAAAATGGGTTGACTGAGTTAGTGCGGGATTTGCGCAGTTCAGTTGATTTTAATATCCCTGATGATTTTATCACCTATCCCGTTAACTTTGGGGATAAAGTTTTTGAAAAGCTGTTTAGGCGACTTGGACCGTTTGATATCGTTGCGAATTTCGCGGCTCATAAACATGTGCGAAGTGAGAAGGATGTTTTCTCAATTGAGGCCATGGTTGAGAACAATGTCCTTCGCGCTAGAAGGCTGCTTGATTTGTTGTTGGAGTGCCCGCCGGAGCACTTTTTTTGTGTGAGTACCGATAAAGCTGCTAATCCTGTTAATGTGATGGGGGCCAGCAAGAAGCTGATGGAGGAACTGATTATGGCGTATGCGGATCGGCTTCCTATAAAAACGGCTCGCTTTGCGAATGTGGCGTTTTCGAATGGAAGTTTGCCCTTAGGTTTCCTGGAACGTTTGAATAAAAGGCAGCCTTGGTCATGCCCATTAGGAATTAGACGTTTTTTTGTCTCGCCTCAGGAGTCAGGAGAATTGTGTTTGATTGCCTCTATAATGGGGGAGTCTGGTGATATTTTCTTTCCCAAACTTGATGCAGAAAAGGATATGGTCCCTTTTGATCGCATAGCCAAGGATTTGTTGGAGGATCTGGGCCTTGAGTTGGATGCCTGTACCTCAGAAGAAGAGGCACGTCAAAAGGCGTTGAAATTGTCGACTGTTCCAGCATCATGGCCTGTTTACTTTTTTGGTTCGGATACCTCTGGTGAGAAGTCGTATGAAGAGTTTTTCACTGATGGTGAGGAATTGGATAACGAATCATTTGTGAATTTGGGTGTGATTAAAAATTCCCTCAAAAGGGATAAGGCTGAAATAGATATGATATTTGATAAACTGAATGATTTATTTGCTACAGAAGAGGTGAGTAAAGCCGCTGTTGTGGAAATATTAAAAACGTACCTACCCAATTTTTCTCATATTGAGACTGGAAAGGGTTTGGATTCAAAAATGTAG
- a CDS encoding sugar transferase translates to MMYTSVKRVCDFLIAAIILILLLPISFPIIIFLRLTGEGEILYLQERIGYKNKKFYIWKFATMLKDSPNMSGGLITLKKDPRLTPMGDFLRKTKINELPQLVNVLCGDMSFVGPRPVMQKSFEQYPEDVKNVIYNVKPGITGVGSIIFRNEEELITREKEKGNDPWEFYRTVIYPYKGEVEKWYQANQSFQTDLAILILTAWVVIFPNSNALYKYFEGLPVNPLGMDKV, encoded by the coding sequence ATGATGTACACGTCCGTAAAAAGAGTATGTGATTTTTTGATAGCTGCCATTATTTTGATCCTTTTACTTCCCATTTCATTCCCGATTATCATCTTTTTGAGGCTGACTGGTGAGGGCGAAATACTCTATCTGCAAGAGAGGATTGGATATAAAAATAAGAAATTTTACATCTGGAAATTTGCGACCATGCTCAAGGATAGTCCTAATATGTCTGGTGGTTTGATTACGCTGAAAAAGGACCCGCGTCTGACACCCATGGGTGATTTTCTGAGAAAGACAAAAATCAATGAACTACCACAATTGGTCAACGTGCTCTGTGGCGATATGAGTTTTGTAGGTCCTCGGCCAGTGATGCAAAAGAGTTTTGAACAGTATCCAGAGGATGTAAAAAATGTTATTTACAATGTAAAGCCAGGTATTACTGGTGTTGGCTCCATTATTTTTAGAAATGAGGAAGAACTAATTACTCGCGAAAAAGAAAAAGGAAATGATCCTTGGGAGTTTTACCGAACCGTTATTTATCCTTACAAAGGCGAAGTAGAAAAGTGGTATCAGGCCAATCAATCCTTTCAAACGGATTTGGCCATTCTAATCCTGACCGCTTGGGTGGTTATCTTTCCCAATAGCAATGCTCTATATAAATATTTTGAGGGTTTACCGGTTAACCCTTTGGGAATGGACAAAGTCTGA
- a CDS encoding acetyltransferase, with the protein MKKGICIIGTGGFAREVLCLIDDLGRFDEVSCFMEPDDLWGSTWKDKILMEKPVWPQSQFNPGIHTAIIGIGAPRIREKVVQQLPQDTAYETLVHPSAVISRWVDIGEGSVICAGCILTCNIKLGKQTQLNIHTTIGHDCELADYFTSAPSVNISGNCHFGKYVYFGTAAAVRQGITICDDVVIGMGGVVVKNIEDSGVYVGNPVGKLR; encoded by the coding sequence ATGAAAAAGGGTATTTGTATAATCGGCACTGGAGGTTTCGCCAGAGAGGTCTTGTGTTTAATAGACGATCTGGGTCGCTTTGATGAAGTCTCATGTTTTATGGAACCAGATGATTTATGGGGATCAACCTGGAAAGATAAAATATTGATGGAAAAACCTGTGTGGCCCCAATCTCAATTTAACCCGGGCATCCATACGGCCATCATTGGAATAGGTGCTCCAAGGATTAGAGAAAAAGTTGTACAGCAACTTCCGCAGGATACAGCATACGAAACTTTGGTCCATCCAAGCGCTGTCATATCCCGCTGGGTCGACATCGGCGAAGGAAGTGTTATTTGTGCTGGATGTATTCTGACCTGTAATATCAAACTTGGCAAACAGACACAGTTAAATATCCATACCACAATTGGCCACGATTGTGAATTGGCTGATTATTTCACATCTGCTCCTTCTGTAAATATTAGCGGCAATTGTCACTTTGGGAAATATGTTTATTTTGGGACTGCTGCTGCCGTCCGACAAGGAATAACTATCTGCGATGATGTTGTCATTGGAATGGGTGGTGTTGTTGTAAAAAACATCGAAGATTCTGGTGTTTATGTGGGTAATCCTGTGGGGAAATTGAGATAG
- a CDS encoding LegC family aminotransferase, with translation MADFHDIVDFVRASFAEPDAFIPLHDPRFVGNEKRYLNECIDSNFVSSVGAFVGRFEEMCAEFTGARFAVAAMNGTAALHMALQLVGVRRGDEVLTQALTFIATANAISYTGAEPVFLDVDRDTLGLSPDALAWWLEANVELKAGIPINRTTQRRVAACVPMHTFGHPAKLGDLELVLDRYGIPMVEDSAESIGSYYKGQHTGTTGKLGVLSFNGNKLITTGGGGMILTDDEGLAQKAKHLTTQAKIPHSWEFVHDQIGYNYRLTNVNAAIGCAQMEQLEYLLGLKRELAEKYRSFFEGTELQFVSEPVGCKSNYWLNAVLTKDREQRDELLKYTNKHGVMTRPIWELMSRLPMFKDCQNDGLVNSIWLADRVVNIPSGAPIRGYGKNIA, from the coding sequence ATGGCTGATTTTCACGACATCGTAGATTTCGTCAGAGCATCGTTTGCTGAGCCGGATGCGTTTATTCCTCTCCACGATCCTCGTTTTGTGGGTAATGAGAAAAGGTATTTGAACGAATGTATAGATTCAAATTTTGTGTCAAGTGTTGGGGCGTTCGTTGGTAGATTTGAAGAGATGTGCGCAGAGTTTACCGGGGCGCGGTTTGCAGTTGCGGCGATGAATGGGACGGCAGCGCTGCATATGGCTTTGCAGTTAGTTGGTGTGAGGCGAGGGGATGAGGTCCTCACTCAGGCCTTGACGTTTATCGCGACGGCCAATGCGATCAGTTACACCGGGGCCGAGCCTGTATTCCTGGATGTGGACCGGGATACGTTGGGGCTTTCTCCGGATGCTTTAGCGTGGTGGCTGGAGGCAAATGTTGAGCTGAAAGCTGGTATTCCGATTAACAGAACCACTCAGCGTCGGGTAGCAGCTTGTGTCCCTATGCATACGTTTGGACATCCGGCGAAGCTGGGTGATTTGGAATTGGTTTTAGATCGCTACGGGATTCCTATGGTAGAGGATTCTGCTGAGAGTATCGGGAGTTATTACAAAGGGCAGCATACCGGAACTACTGGTAAGTTGGGCGTATTGAGTTTTAACGGAAATAAGCTGATCACGACCGGCGGTGGCGGCATGATTCTGACAGACGATGAAGGGTTGGCTCAAAAGGCAAAGCATCTTACTACACAGGCGAAAATCCCTCATTCATGGGAGTTTGTGCATGACCAGATTGGCTATAACTACCGTTTGACGAATGTGAATGCGGCTATTGGGTGTGCGCAAATGGAGCAGCTTGAATACCTACTGGGTTTGAAGAGGGAGTTGGCTGAGAAGTACAGGTCTTTTTTTGAGGGTACTGAATTACAGTTCGTTTCTGAGCCGGTAGGGTGCAAGTCGAACTACTGGTTAAATGCTGTTTTGACAAAAGACCGTGAACAACGTGATGAGCTTTTGAAATACACAAATAAGCATGGCGTTATGACACGTCCGATTTGGGAGCTGATGAGTCGGCTGCCTATGTTCAAGGACTGTCAGAATGATGGCTTGGTAAACTCGATTTGGCTGGCGGACAGGGTGGTGAATATACCCAGTGGGGCTCCAATTCGGGGGTACGGTAAGAATATTGCTTGA
- a CDS encoding GNAT family N-acetyltransferase, with amino-acid sequence MISKANNDQSLALAKLHLQTIDQGFLAKLGQSFLKSLYSFLINRELVLVYEEEGQIQGFISSAVTSSGIMKRFALSSPIGLLKILMVLLRKPFLLKALLETFRAPSLSQAGEKQNGSIKFPETELLSIAVDSEVQQGGVGAALISALEGELRGRGVVRYKVIAGGSLKAANRFYKKNGFVLAKQISIHDDSVSNVYVKELGENG; translated from the coding sequence ATGATTTCCAAAGCAAACAATGATCAAAGTTTGGCACTGGCCAAGCTCCACCTGCAAACAATCGACCAGGGCTTCTTAGCGAAGTTGGGCCAATCGTTTTTGAAGTCATTATATTCATTCTTGATAAATCGTGAGTTGGTGCTGGTTTATGAGGAGGAGGGGCAAATTCAGGGTTTCATAAGTTCTGCAGTAACATCTTCAGGGATAATGAAACGATTTGCTTTGTCATCCCCGATTGGACTGCTGAAGATTCTAATGGTGCTCTTGAGAAAACCTTTTTTGTTGAAAGCATTGTTGGAGACTTTTAGAGCGCCTTCACTTTCCCAAGCTGGTGAAAAACAAAATGGATCCATAAAATTCCCAGAAACAGAGTTGTTGTCTATTGCTGTAGATTCCGAGGTGCAGCAGGGTGGGGTAGGTGCAGCGCTGATATCGGCTCTGGAAGGTGAACTAAGGGGAAGAGGTGTTGTTCGCTACAAGGTAATAGCTGGGGGTAGTTTGAAGGCGGCAAATAGATTTTATAAAAAAAACGGCTTTGTGCTGGCAAAGCAGATTTCGATACATGATGATAGTGTGTCGAATGTGTATGTTAAGGAGCTAGGTGAGAATGGCTGA
- a CDS encoding glycosyltransferase family 4 protein — translation MHILYFHQHFSTPQGSAGIRSYEMARRAIHHGHTVTMVCGSYGGGNTGLDQKFTKGVRRGSVDGIDVIEFDLVYSNSDGFVKRTTLFLKFALRSIGLAFSEKYDVLFATTTPLTAGIPGIFARWFRRKPFVFEVRDLWPELPREMGVIKNPVVLGLMSFLEWASYRSAHRCIGLSPGIVDGIAKRGVKRELITLVPNGCDLAIFSNTSEHWRPVGVAKDDLMAVFTGTHGIANGLDAALDAANVLKERGRSDIKLVLVGQGKLKDGLQERAKSEKLENVIFHDPVNKTKLAGLLSEADLGLQLLANVPAFYFGTSPNKFFDYIASGLPVLNNYPGWLAGMIEESRCGFAVPPDDPEAFADALEIAADDKESLLSMGQNARVLAGRMFDRRELADQWVATLQGQLEIG, via the coding sequence ATGCACATACTCTATTTTCATCAGCATTTTTCTACGCCTCAAGGTTCTGCTGGAATCCGCTCTTATGAAATGGCGCGCAGGGCCATTCACCATGGGCATACTGTTACAATGGTGTGCGGTAGTTATGGTGGCGGTAATACCGGTCTTGATCAAAAGTTTACAAAAGGGGTGCGTCGCGGGAGTGTTGATGGAATTGATGTCATCGAATTTGATCTGGTGTATTCCAACAGTGATGGTTTTGTTAAACGGACAACGTTATTTCTCAAATTTGCATTGCGAAGTATTGGTCTGGCATTTTCAGAGAAGTATGATGTACTTTTTGCGACCACGACTCCACTGACTGCAGGAATCCCAGGTATATTTGCTCGTTGGTTCCGTCGAAAACCTTTTGTTTTTGAAGTGCGTGATCTCTGGCCTGAGCTTCCTAGAGAGATGGGCGTTATCAAAAATCCAGTTGTACTTGGTTTGATGTCATTTCTTGAGTGGGCGTCTTACCGATCAGCACATCGTTGCATTGGTCTCTCTCCCGGCATTGTTGACGGCATTGCAAAACGTGGAGTAAAGCGTGAGCTGATCACTTTGGTACCCAACGGATGTGACCTAGCTATTTTTTCTAACACTTCAGAACATTGGCGTCCAGTAGGTGTTGCTAAGGATGATCTCATGGCAGTATTTACTGGTACACATGGTATCGCTAATGGATTGGATGCAGCTCTGGATGCGGCCAACGTATTGAAAGAGCGTGGTCGGTCAGATATAAAGCTGGTTCTGGTCGGCCAGGGAAAACTTAAAGACGGCCTCCAGGAACGGGCAAAGTCTGAAAAACTTGAGAATGTAATATTCCATGATCCGGTGAATAAAACGAAATTGGCTGGTCTGCTGAGTGAAGCCGATCTTGGCCTGCAGCTCTTAGCTAATGTTCCCGCGTTTTATTTCGGTACCTCTCCAAACAAATTTTTTGACTATATTGCTTCGGGACTTCCAGTGTTGAATAATTATCCCGGCTGGCTGGCTGGTATGATCGAGGAAAGTAGGTGCGGTTTTGCAGTGCCGCCTGACGACCCTGAAGCATTTGCCGATGCGCTTGAAATTGCGGCAGATGACAAGGAGTCACTATTAAGTATGGGGCAAAATGCGAGAGTATTGGCTGGGCGAATGTTTGATCGGAGAGAGCTGGCTGATCAATGGGTCGCAACTTTGCAAGGTCAGTTAGAAATAGGCTGA
- a CDS encoding heparinase II/III family protein, giving the protein MLSNALLKLSTYYRLGLISIARVAGYRIGLKAGLNPIKRIREQPALGPFFRSTEISVPGIKPSSEWNASALYFGWKEVPLSGVPAWHSNVFNGRETKADDPWWELSDFDDGAGDIKTIWEASRFDWVLCLAQRAASGDTSSLRRLNAWLDDWSLKNPPYMGVNWKCGQEASIRVMHLTIAALILKQVDSPSQSLLDMVRIHLRRIAPTIRYAVGQDNNHGSSEAAALFIGGSLLVAHGIPEGFKWQRSGRKWLENRVANLIDDDGGFSQYSVNYHRVLLDTLSMVEVWRQRFKLSTFSTRFYSKAASSAQWLYMLVQEENGDAPNIGANDGARLLPLSDTDYRDFRPSVQMAMALFAGKCAYSGVGDWNTPLQWLGIDLPKNYATKPECNEFDHGGYVVIRMNEAMGLIRYPRFRFRPSHADALHFDLWHKGQNVLRDGGTFSYNTDLETLDYFSGTESHNTIQFDGMSQMPRLGRFLFGAWIKMDDYWGIQRVGGSISWTGAYKDYRKNRHRRTVRAEGTSWHVVDEISGSYSTAILRWRLAPGEWKLAGNLCVGEKLKLSVSVNDSPVQLSLSAGWESRYYMQKEPLPVLEIALPAGAAIIKTDLFLD; this is encoded by the coding sequence ATGCTCTCGAACGCATTACTAAAACTCTCAACCTACTATCGTCTTGGACTTATCTCTATCGCCCGGGTGGCAGGTTATCGAATTGGGCTGAAGGCTGGTTTGAACCCAATAAAAAGGATCAGGGAGCAACCAGCTCTCGGTCCTTTTTTCAGGAGCACGGAAATTTCAGTGCCAGGCATAAAGCCAAGCTCCGAATGGAATGCTAGTGCCCTTTACTTCGGATGGAAGGAAGTTCCTCTCTCAGGGGTACCTGCATGGCATAGCAATGTCTTTAACGGGAGAGAGACTAAAGCAGACGATCCCTGGTGGGAGTTAAGTGATTTTGACGATGGTGCTGGTGATATTAAAACCATATGGGAGGCTTCGCGCTTTGACTGGGTGTTGTGTTTAGCCCAGCGGGCTGCTTCAGGTGATACGAGTTCTCTAAGAAGGCTGAATGCATGGCTGGACGACTGGTCTTTAAAAAACCCGCCATATATGGGAGTAAATTGGAAATGTGGCCAGGAAGCGTCTATTCGTGTGATGCATTTGACGATAGCAGCTCTCATTCTCAAGCAGGTTGACTCACCGTCTCAATCGTTACTGGATATGGTCAGGATTCATCTGCGACGTATTGCCCCAACGATCAGGTATGCGGTGGGCCAAGACAACAATCATGGTTCCTCTGAAGCTGCTGCACTTTTTATAGGCGGGAGTCTGTTGGTTGCCCATGGTATTCCGGAAGGGTTCAAATGGCAGCGTAGTGGGCGTAAGTGGTTGGAAAATCGCGTTGCCAACTTGATTGACGACGATGGAGGCTTTAGTCAGTATTCGGTTAACTATCATCGTGTGTTGCTCGACACCCTCTCTATGGTGGAAGTTTGGCGACAGCGTTTCAAATTATCAACGTTCAGTACGCGGTTCTATTCGAAAGCAGCATCTTCCGCTCAATGGCTGTACATGTTGGTACAGGAAGAGAATGGAGATGCTCCTAATATTGGAGCAAATGACGGTGCACGACTTCTTCCGCTATCAGATACGGATTATCGGGATTTCAGGCCTTCAGTACAGATGGCCATGGCACTGTTTGCCGGGAAGTGTGCTTACTCGGGTGTTGGAGATTGGAACACGCCATTACAGTGGTTGGGAATTGACTTGCCCAAGAATTATGCAACGAAGCCTGAGTGCAATGAGTTTGATCATGGTGGCTATGTGGTAATTCGTATGAATGAAGCTATGGGGCTGATTCGATATCCCCGTTTTCGTTTTCGCCCGAGTCATGCAGATGCACTGCATTTTGACCTTTGGCATAAAGGGCAAAATGTTCTAAGAGATGGCGGAACTTTCAGTTATAACACGGATCTCGAAACGCTTGATTATTTCTCAGGTACGGAATCTCACAATACCATTCAGTTTGACGGCATGAGCCAGATGCCACGGTTAGGGCGATTCCTTTTTGGTGCCTGGATTAAGATGGATGATTATTGGGGAATTCAGCGAGTAGGTGGCTCTATTTCCTGGACAGGAGCGTACAAAGACTACAGGAAGAACCGACATCGAAGAACTGTTCGGGCTGAGGGGACAAGCTGGCACGTTGTTGATGAAATCTCTGGCTCATATTCAACAGCTATTTTGCGTTGGCGACTCGCGCCCGGCGAGTGGAAGCTGGCAGGCAATTTATGCGTTGGAGAAAAACTAAAGCTCTCAGTATCAGTGAATGACTCTCCTGTGCAGCTGTCCCTGTCCGCTGGCTGGGAATCCAGGTACTACATGCAAAAGGAACCCCTGCCAGTGCTTGAAATTGCATTGCCAGCCGGAGCTGCAATAATCAAAACTGACCTCTTTCTGGATTGA